CCTTCAATTGGCTGGCCCGTCTCGCCGTCAAGAATGATCTCCCGAATTTTTTCCCTGAAAATCCGCTCGACCTCCGCGCTGCTGATCTGGCGGCCCTGCTCATCGCGAATCGCATAGCCAAATGCCTTTAGCACGTTGAGCTTGCGATCCATCTCCACATTGTACTCCTGCTTGGCCTTCAGCGCCGACGCCGCGGCAGACAGGACGAGACTGCACGCAAGGCAGACGGCGACCGCAAAGCCGACGACGTATCCGTCCCCCCTAGGCGTAGACATGGCGAGCCCTCCTCTTGATGTGCGCCTGCACCACGTAATGGTCGATCAGCGGCGCCATCACATTCATGAACAAAATCGCCAGCATCACCGCCTCCGGATAAGCGGGGTTGGCGACACGAATCACCAGAATGAGGAAACCGATCAGGAAACCATAAATCCACTTGCCGGCGTTCGTCGCCGCCGCCGAAACCGGATCCGTCGCCATGAAAACAATCCCGAAGGCAAAGCTGCCGATCACCATGTGATACCAGAACGGCAGGTCGACCAATGGCTTCAGATTCGGGCTTCCAATCGCCTGCATCAGATACGACCCGAAAATCAACCCCAGCACGCCGCCTACCATGATCCGCCAAGATCCAATTCCGGACAGGACGAGAATCGCCGCTCCGATGAGGCAGGCAATAACGGACGTTTCGCCGATGCTGCCGGGCTCAAGGCCGATGAGCATTTTCTCAAAAGTAAAGCCGGCTTTCTCGAGCGTCTCAGTGATGGTCTCGCCCGCGTGAGGGACCATGCCGATGCCGAGCGGCGTGGCATAGGTAAAACCGTCCGGTCCGCTTACCCAGACCTTGTCGCCGCTGATTTGCGCGGGATAGGCAAAATAGAGAAATGCGCGGGCGGTGAGCGCCGGATTGAGCACGTTGAACCCCGTACCGCCAAAAATTTCCTTGCCGATCACGATGCCAAACGTGATGCCGAGCGCTACCTGCCAAAGCGGAATGGTTGGCGGCAGCGTCAGCGGAAACAACAGCCCGGAAACCAGAAACCCTTCGCTGATCGGGTGTTTCCGTACAATCGCGAAGAGAACCTCCCAAAAGCCGCCCACGGCATAGGACGTCAGAATAATCGGCAAGCAGATGGCCAGTCCCTTGAAAAAATGGTCCCAAAACGTCGCCCCCGCCACCTGGTGAGCCAGGTTGTGCTGATAGCCCGCATTGAAGATGCCGAACAAGGT
This genomic interval from Kiritimatiellia bacterium contains the following:
- a CDS encoding NADH:ubiquinone reductase (Na(+)-transporting) subunit B, with translation MKAFLEKHLEKIRPLFLPGGKFERLYPLHEANETFLLTPAEVTHGPPHVRDQLDLKRTMIMVVFALIPATLFGIFNAGYQHNLAHQVAGATFWDHFFKGLAICLPIILTSYAVGGFWEVLFAIVRKHPISEGFLVSGLLFPLTLPPTIPLWQVALGITFGIVIGKEIFGGTGFNVLNPALTARAFLYFAYPAQISGDKVWVSGPDGFTYATPLGIGMVPHAGETITETLEKAGFTFEKMLIGLEPGSIGETSVIACLIGAAILVLSGIGSWRIMVGGVLGLIFGSYLMQAIGSPNLKPLVDLPFWYHMVIGSFAFGIVFMATDPVSAAATNAGKWIYGFLIGFLILVIRVANPAYPEAVMLAILFMNVMAPLIDHYVVQAHIKRRARHVYA